The genomic interval ATGCGTGGATTCTGGACAATTGTATTGACTTTTCTCGCCACTGGTTTGACTATTGGGCAGGTCCATTTTGATTGGACTTCGGAGGTCGATTCAGCCTACGACTTGGTTTTGCAATTCCGAATGGATGAAGCAGGGGAATTAGCCCGCAAATCCTCTATGAGTCACGCCAACAATATTGCATGGGATTATGTCTTAGGCGATATTTCCATGCTTACAGTTCTTGTCGAAGAAAGGCCCGAGGAATTGAGCGGGTTCTACAATAACGTGGAACAATTTATAGACCGAGCCGAAAGACTGCCGGAGGACAACCCATGGCGGAATGTGCTATTAGGAGAGTATTACTTCAAGAGAGGTCTTATCAACACGATGAATGAGCACAATTTATCGGCAGCACGGGATATTTTTAAGGGTTATCACAAGTTTGAGCGTGCATATGAGGTTGATTCAACCTTTTATCCAGCCCGTCTGGGATGGGGACTTGTGCAATTCTTTGTTGGAGCCCTCCCGCAAAGCTACAGCAGGTATGCGGGTTGGTTCGGGATAACGGGAAATTCTGAGGTTGGAGAGCGTCTTATTCGCAGTACAAAGCCTGCAAGTGGCGGATCTTCCTTTGCGGCCTTTGATTTTATTCACACATGGTTTGTTGGAGCTTATGTTTTCCCAGAAGAATATGACACTAGTGAATTGAATGTCAATTTTCAGGAGCGGATTCAGGAGTATCCCATTCTTGTTTTTACTCTTGCTAGGAAAGCAGTACTGCAGAAAGAAACTGATCGGGCATTAAGGATTTTAGGTGAGCGGGAGGTTGACGAGCGCAGGTTGACTTTTTGGTATTTGGACTACTTAGAGGGAATCAACTTGACACGTAAACTCGATCCTCGAGGCGCTCGTATTTTATTGGATTATCTATCGGGATTCCCAGGATACTCCTACAAAAAGTCCACTTTGATGTTCCTGAGTTGGTATTTCTTTTTAGACGGTGATTATTCGTCTTCGTACTACTACAAGGAGCGGGTTCAAAGGGATGGTAAAGCTTTTACCGGGGCGGACAAGGAAGCTCAAAATCTTTCGACCCAAGACATACCTGGAGAGTTAATCGAAGCTCGTTTATTGTGCGATGGTGGGTACTACTCTGAAGCGGAGAAACGCCTAATGCAGAAGGATCCTGAGAAGTATGTGGATGTGTTGAATGTGCAAGAATGGTATTATCGGAATGCCCGAATCCAAATGGGCTTGAAGGACTTGGATCAAGCCATTCAGTCTTTCAAAAAAGTTGTTGAGACTCCTTTTGATAATCGGCGAAAATTCCTTCCTGTCAGTTGCTATGAACTTGGCCTTATCTACCTTGATCGCGGTGATGAAGAGGAAGCAAAATATTGGTTGGAACGCGCGTTGAGTTATTCTGGATATCCGTATGTCGCAGATTACCAACGAATAATCAAGCCCATTCTAAAAAAACTTGACCATTAGGTTTTACTGAAAAGGAAAGCCAATTGTCAGCACAACACGCTGATCTTCGCGCTCGACAGAGACGAGCTGATCCGTAATAGGTGCCCCCTCATGAATGTATCGATCGGCGCTGGTGCGTGTTGACGAAAGAGCCAAGTCTGCTTGAAAGTCTGAATTGCGGAAGCCAATTCCTCCGGAGATAATGGTTCGATCAAAGCTGAAAATGCTGTTTTGGACAACTGGACTTCCCCAAAGCTGGTACCCTGCTCTGAAATAGAAGTGACCTAGACGCCATTCAGTTCCAAAGCGCCAGATGGCCATGTCGGTATAGCTTTGGGCAATTTCTGAATTTGTAATTCCGTAGTTAACCTCGTCGGCATTAAACTGTGCATTCCCGTAATCTGCCCATTCGTAATCCACACTAATCAATCCTGCTGGAGCAATAACAATAGCACCACCGAGGTGAAGTCTTTGAGGTGTACGCAAGTTGTATATGAAGTTTCCTTCTGGACTATCGCGGACAAGTTCTCCACCGTCCGAAAAAGTAGTCCGCATCCGGGTCGAATAAAAGTCCTCAAGACCATACCAAGTAGGAGAGTGATAGGCCACCGCTAATCTCAACCAACCCGCTGGACGGTAAATTAGACCGAGTTTAAAATTGAAACCTCCACCGGTAGTCTCCAGAAACTCATCGTAGCTGAAACCACTTACGGTATTCGTCGCCGAGTCCAGTCCAGACTCAAAATAGCGTCGCTCTTCTGAATACGTGATAAGGGGGAAGTTCATGCTCAATCCCAAGTGCAGTTTATCTTGGTAGGTAGAGCTAACCCCAAAGTTGATTTCGCTTTGCCCGCCTTGGGAGGTCAAGTATTCCGAGGCATTTCCACCCGGATTTTGAACAAGTGGTATGTAGTTGTCTGGAGCGCCCAGAGTGTCAATTAAAAAGGTGTACCAAGCCAGTTCTGCGTCAAATTGATTGGTAAAGATCAAGTCTTCGTAGTGCGTTCCTTGAGCTAGGTCGGCGAAGTACTGGGCCTTGGTTTGTTGCGTTTCACCAGCAATGAGCTGCTCGCGGTTAAAGTCGTTGGTCCTGCTGTATCCGATGGTTAAGGTTAGGTCATCCCATTTCGGTGTTCTAAATACGTCTTCGTAGCGCTTGACGAATCCAGCTCCCGTAACATAGAAGTTTGCCGAGGATTCCGTCACCATGTTCCCTCCGTAGTTCGTAGTGGACTGAGGGGTATGGACGCCCATGGTCATTTCAAACTGAGAGGTTTTGTATATGCTTCCCCCGGCGGGGTTGATAAGGATACTGCTATAGTCTCCTCCCAAGGCATTGAAGGCACCTCCTAGTGCTTCATAGCGCGCTGTTCCTTGATAGTTCAACAAGCTATATCGAAGAGCTTCTGATGCTGTCTGGGCGGTGGCGCCAGAGCATACCATTCCCATTATAGCTAATATGTAAAGTGCCTTCTGTTTCATGATTTATCGTCTTCCGCCGCCGCGTGACCCTCCTCCGGAACTCCCACCGCGGGACCCACCTGAGCTGCCTCCTCGTGAACCACCTCCAAAGTTGAAGCTCGGACTTGAAGAGCCTCGGTTAAAGCTGGGCGTGCTT from Cryomorphaceae bacterium carries:
- a CDS encoding outer membrane protein transport protein → MKQKALYILAIMGMVCSGATAQTASEALRYSLLNYQGTARYEALGGAFNALGGDYSSILINPAGGSIYKTSQFEMTMGVHTPQSTTNYGGNMVTESSANFYVTGAGFVKRYEDVFRTPKWDDLTLTIGYSRTNDFNREQLIAGETQQTKAQYFADLAQGTHYEDLIFTNQFDAELAWYTFLIDTLGAPDNYIPLVQNPGGNASEYLTSQGGQSEINFGVSSTYQDKLHLGLSMNFPLITYSEERRYFESGLDSATNTVSGFSYDEFLETTGGGFNFKLGLIYRPAGWLRLAVAYHSPTWYGLEDFYSTRMRTTFSDGGELVRDSPEGNFIYNLRTPQRLHLGGAIVIAPAGLISVDYEWADYGNAQFNADEVNYGITNSEIAQSYTDMAIWRFGTEWRLGHFYFRAGYQLWGSPVVQNSIFSFDRTIISGGIGFRNSDFQADLALSSTRTSADRYIHEGAPITDQLVSVEREDQRVVLTIGFPFQ